In Ctenopharyngodon idella isolate HZGC_01 chromosome 20, HZGC01, whole genome shotgun sequence, the following proteins share a genomic window:
- the mia3 gene encoding transport and Golgi organization protein 1 homolog isoform X4, with protein MAARNAYFYYVFTLVLYACFHRSSADRRFSDLKRCADDECSMLLGRGKAAKDFTGPDCRFLSFKKGETIYVYYKLSGQRSDLWAGSVGNHFGYFPKDYLNINHVYTEKELEVPTEETDFVCFETGLDKFESYDIDVLLGSTLLIESENSTEESKEPAQNEDESQLPSETEAESAELLESETVDSESTSLLESESVDSESTLLLESETVDSESTSLLESESVDSESTSLLESESVDSESASLLEAESVGSKSTSPVESESVDSESALPVESELVDSESTSLFEAESVGSKSTSPVESKSVDSESTLPVESESVDSESTLPVESKSVNSESTLPAESKSVSSESTLPVESKSVSSESTLPVESKSVRSESTLPVESESVDSESTLPVESKSVDSESTLPVESKSVSSESTLPVESKSVRSESTLPVESESVDSESTLPVESKSVDSESTLPVESKLVDSESPSPLESESVDSKSTSPLESESVDSESTLPIESKSVNSDSVKSPEIETLHSKSTEEDSDILISDIFQPKTDSLKPTLETKDAVKEEMEDISISQDADVILEDVETEPSDSDALDTDYSELLHNQSDSDFEPRERSQLPLETQTAGLDAVHEEPAKTELNDKDIPLQTPEKTLEDENSQSTLNDTEREGESQVTESLQVLTKESVADVEEQAAQSDADVKIPTLSHLPPDTKTASDAREVVPSEPPLNVDQMQVSENTEDDDPKKLDTKEMENLQKASMNKNENAHKNTADDGPQNALTNKIEKANESIDKPEKVNATKSGEFVLESQETAPILDETDEQIDKVKNELVNLLKNTLESEEQSLEDEDEEDVSEDIEELLEDENALHSTENTHEPKENPQPDGDELVVTQQSENITEQEENDEVHLPPEEPEYSDSVLRLTILRDHLKDEEMERMQKYFGLKNLFKIEAMFSDLDLEMKSARELKTDTEEIEQTLDQIMEASENSILDATEELFNERDRKAQEHGQEKEPEIYDVEATILDAFQEIVFSLRQKYSAASDSVPLVEDEQPASETDEKIDSEEVKGLDSNTEMIAPPETPEMHEEQNESELIQNSELNPNEDLSHSKDAGLEEDGGHFNRNKDAQIGFEDAEEIQKGPHAILEKPVDIGFHFEMDQSSGSLESPAVSDFHDTEANTDSSSSSTSDELWGLLLPVKEYLGVYGEILITALPEEWRPGPTFHGVPWEPVLVTVVVGTLTILMFFWRTVLAIKGRTYQLTEKQLRDKIQQLLSEKSDAVNKITELNDKIKEREERLKKSEKSLSSSQQEMKGLKNHQQKLQSQWEGMSGSISQLNQKIVDTQEENTNLNEKIAKMHQRIEKYQKTLKNYDEERAKVHVLMDEAKLREDALKAQVMSFEKENGALKEQKKSLLRDAKDWQEKHKKLSEEIRVYHKSQKELEDSLLHKENEIDVLSSCIAELNRLGAGDSAELQKEDAKMSNGEDDEKKMDTTRVRIKQMMDVSRIKATLSIVEDERNRYMESLLAEQKSRQELEEQYQKVMHDQMNLNNEKTHLENQFKNLQQRLEITTELYQQKENALQQKLTQEELERREKETKLSEVDSKALRSEEELRALKQKIKDIEEEMQQNERSLKSEVAVQEKKAHENWLKARASERALVEERRELANLRQKLVEYRDKISDMEQSLFKLNSGPPDRHMPPQRRGDSYGPSPVSGGAPSPPLMIEGPGRPPSAPVGRRGEPFGPRPPSDPHGRFSDLGHPLPSRPEMFPPMTSSPCAHDGPMLSKSQSQGSFLPSPIRDSPVPPPKSYGPPIMPPNGPPPMMIRPPNGHPPMMPPEPRFRPPHMDSYGPPPPIGPFGPVPPPFARGPPLGPLPPPPLGQRDIPPEFFGPRGLPPRSFPPGPLPPPGAMIPPPYAARGFPGPPPLMAQSSRDGDGNVAPANVPPTDGSHQNAGGSTMAEP; from the exons ATGGCTGCAcgaaatgcatatttttattatgtttttacgCTTGTTCTTTACGCGTGTTTTCATAGAAGCAGCGCGGACCGGCGCTTCTCCGACCTGAAGCGATGCGCCGATGATGAATGTAGCA TGCTTCTCGGCAGAGGGAAGGCCGCTAAGGATTTCACAGGGCCGGACTGTCGGTTTCTTTCTTTCAAGAAAGGAGAGAcgatatatgtatattataaacTCTCAGGGCAGAGGTCAGACTTGTGGGCTGGAAGT GTTGGAAACCACTTTGGTTATTTCCCAAAGGACTATCTTAATATAAATCATGTATATACTGAAAAAGAATTGGAGGTGCCTACAGAG GAAACAGATTTTGTTTGCTTTGAGACGGGCCTTGATAAATTTGAAAGCTATGATATAGATGTGCTGTTGGGCAGCACATTGTTGATAGAAAGCGAGAATTCAACAGAGGAATCAAAAGAACCAGCTCAGAATGAAGATGAATCTCAACTGCCTTCTGAAACGGAGGCAGAATCAGCGGAGCTTCTTGAATCAGAGACAGTCGATTCAGAATCAACATCGCTTCTTGAATCAGAGTCAGTCGATTCAGAATCAACATTGCTTCTTGAATCAGAGACAGTCGATTCAGAATCAACATCGCTTCTTGAATCAGAGTCAGTCGATTCAGAATCAACATCGCTTCTTGAATCAGAGTCAGTCGATTCAGAATCAGCATCACTTCTTGAAGCAGAATCAGTAGGTTCGAAATCAACATCGCCTGTTGAATCAGAGTCAGTTGATTCAGAATCAGCATTGCCTGTTGAATCGGAGTTAGTCGATTCAGAATCAACATCACTTTTTGAAGCAGAATCAGTAGGTTCAAAATCAACATCGCCTGTTGAATCAAAGTCAGTAGATTCAGAATCAACATTGCCTGTTGAATCAGAGTCAGTAGATTCAGAATCAACATTGCCTGTTGAATCAAAGTCAGTCAATTCAGAATCAACATTGCCTGCTGAATCAAAGTCAGTCAGTTCAGAATCAACATTGCCTGTTGAATCAAAGTCAGTCAGTTCAGAATCAACATTGCCTGTTGAATCAAAGTCAGTCCGTTCAGAATCAACATTGCCTGTTGAATCAGAGTCAGTAGATTCAGAATCAACATTGCCTGTTGAATCAAAGTCAGTAGATTCAGAATCAACATTGCCTGTTGAATCAAAGTCAGTCAGTTCAGAATCAACATTGCCTGTTGAATCAAAGTCAGTCCGTTCAGAATCAACATTGCCTGTTGAATCAGAGTCAGTAGATTCAGAATCAACATTGCCTGTTGAATCAAAGTCAGTAGATTCAGAATCAACATTGCCTGTTGAATCAAAGTTAGTAGATTCAGAATCACCATCACCTCTTGAATCAGAGTCAGTTGATTCAAAATCAACATCGCCTCTTGAATCAGAGTCAGTCGATTCAGAATCAACATTGCCTATTGAATCAAAGTCAGTCAATTCAGATTCTGTAAAATCTCCTGAAATAGAGACATTACATTCAAAATCTACTGAAGAGGACTCAGATATCTTGATATCAGATATCTTTCAGCCAAAGACTGACTCATTAAAACCAACATTGGAAACTAAAGATGCAGTAAAAGAAGAGATGGAAGATATTTCAATAAGCCAAGATGCCGATGTCATTTTAGAAGATGTAGAAACAGAGCCATCAGATTCTGATGCACTTGATACTGATTATTCTGAGCTTTTGCACAACCAAAGTGACTCTGATTTCGAGCCTCGGGAGCGCTCACAACTTCCCCTTGAAACACAAACAGCAGGTTTAGATGCAGTACATGAAGAACCTGCCAAAACAGAGCTAAACGATAAAGATATACCACTACAAACACCAGAGAAAACACTTGAGGATGAGAACAGCCAGTCGACTTTGAATGATACGGAGCGTGAAGGGGAATCGCAAGTGACCGAATCCCTTCAAGTACTCACCAAAGAATCAGTTGCTGATGTCGAAGAACAAGCTGCACAAAGTGATGCTGATGTCAAAATCCCAACACTTTCTCATCTGCCACCAGACACTAAAACTGCTTCAGATGCACGTGAAGTCGTCCCATCTGAACCGCCATTAAATGTAGACCAGATGCAAGTAAGTGAAAACACTGAAGATGACGATCCAAAGAAGTTAGACacaaaagaaatggaaaacCTTCAGAAGGCCAGCATGAACAAGAATGAAAACGCACACAAAAACACTGCAGACGACGGTCCTCAGAATGCACTTACAAACAAGATCGAAAAAGCGAATGAATCCATTGACAAACCGGAGAAGGTAAATGCAACCAAAAGTGGGGAATTTGTTTTAGAAAGCCAAGAAACTGCACCTATACTTGACGAAACAGACGAACAGATTGATAAAGTGAAGAACGAACTTGTGAATCTACTGAAAAACACACTGGAATCAGAAGAACAAAGTCTTGAAGATGAAGACGAAGAGGACGTGAGCGAAGACATCGAAGAGCTTTTGGAGGATGAGAACGCTCTTCATTCTACAGAAAACACACATGAGCCTAAAGAAAATCCTCAACCTGACGGCGATGAATTGGTTGTTACCCAACAAAGCGAAAACATCACAGAACAAGAGGAAAACGATGAGGTTCATCTTCCTCCCGAAGAGCCTGAATACAGCGACAGCGTACTGAGACTCACAATTTTACGAGATCACTTGAAGGACGAGGAAATGGAGCGCATGCAGAAGTATTTCGGACTGAAGAACCTGTTTAAGATCGAAGCCATGTTTTCTGACCTAGATCTGGAGATGAAGTCTGCGAGAGAGCTGAAGACGGATACGGAGGAAATCGAGCAGACCCTAGACCAGATCATGGAGGCCTCAGAGAACTCCATTCTTGATGCGACGGAAGAATTATTTAATGAAAGAGACCGGAAAGCTCAGGAACATGGACAGGAGAAGGAGCCAGAAATATATGATGTTGAGGCTACAATCTTAGACGCTTTTCAGGAGATTGTTTTCTCTTTACGACAGAAATATTCAGCCGCCAGTGACAGCGTCCCGTTGGTCGAGGATGAACAACCTGCATCTGAAACGG ATGAGAAAATTGACTCTGAAGAGGTGAAGGGTTTGGACAGTAACACCGAAATGATCGCTCCACCTGAAACTCCTGAAATGCATGAGGAGCAAAATGAATCTGAACTGATTCAGAATTCTGAATTAAATCCGAATGAAGATTTGTCCCACAGTAAAGACGCAGGTCTTGAGGAGGACGGAGGCCATTTCAACAGAAATAAAGATGCACAAATAGGGTTCGAGGACGCTGAGGAGATTCAAAAGGGGCCTCATGCTATTTTGGAGAAACCGGTGGACATCGGCTTTCACTTTGAAATGGATCAGTCTTCAg GTTCACTAGAGTCTCCAGCTGTCTCTGATTTCCATGACACTGAAGCAAACACTGATTCCTCCAGCTCCTCAACTTCAGATGAACTCTGGGGTTTACTGCTTCCCGTCAAAGAATATCTTGGGGTGTACGGAGAAATT CTGATCACTGCTCTTCCAGAGGAATGGCGACCGGGTCCCACTTTCCACGGAGTCCCCTGGGAGCCTGTGCTCGTCACAGTGGTTGTCGGGACCCTCACGATACTGATGTTCTTCTGGAGGACGGTGCTCGCT ATCAAAGGCAGAACCTATCAAT TAACAGAAAAGCAGCTCAGAGACAAGATCCAGCAGCTTCTCAGCGAGAAATCTGATGCTGTTAACAAGATCACAGAATTGAATGACAAG ATAAAAGAACGTGAAGAGCGGCTGAAAAAATCTGAGAAATCACTGAGTTCCAGCCAACAAGAAATGAAGGGGCTGAAG AATCATCAGCAGAAGCTCCAGAGTCAGTGGGAGGGGATGTCCGGGAGTATTTCACAGCTTAACCAAAAAATTGTGGACACACAGGAAGAAAATACAAATCTTAATGAGAAG ATTGCCAAAATGCACCAGAGAATCGAGAAATACCAGAAAACACTGAAGAACTACGACGAGGAGCGTGCAAAG GTTCATGTCCTCATGGATGAAGCTAAACTCAGAGAAGATGCTCTTAAGGCTCAGGTGATGTCCTTTGAGAAGGAAAACGGCGCTttaaaagagcagaagaaatCT CTCCTTCGTGATGCTAAAGACTGGCAGGAGAAGCACAAGAAACTGAGTGAGGAGATCAGAGTTTATCACAAATCCCAGAAAGAGCTGGAGGACTCGCTGCTGCACAAGGAAAATGAGATTGAT GTTTTGTCCAGCTGTATCGCAGAGCTCAACCGTCTGGGAGCCGGTGATTCTGCTGAACTCCAGAAAGAAGATGCTAAAATGTCTAATGGAGAAGATGATG AGAAGAAGATGGACACCACGAGAGTGCGGATCAAACAGATGATGGACGTCTCCAGG ATTAAAGCAACTCTCAGTATTGTTGAAGACGAGAGAAATCGCTACATGGAAAGTCTCCTCGCCGAACAGAAATCCAGACAGGAGCTGGAGG aGCAATATCAGAAGGTCATGCACGACCAGATGAATCTGAACAATGAGAAAACACATCTGGAGAACCAGTTCAAGAACCTGCAGCAAAGACTAGAAATCACCACTGAACTCTACCAGCAGAAAGAAAACGCCCTGCAACA GAAATTGACTCAGGAGGAGCTGGAGAGACGTGAGAAGGAGACGAAGCTGTCGGAGGTGGACAGTAAAGCTCTGCGGTCGGAAGAGGAGCTGAGAGCGCTTAAACAGAAGATCAAGGACATTGAGGAGGAGATGCAGCAGAACGAGCGCTCGCTGAAGTCTGAG GTGGCAGTCCAGGAAAAGAAAGCCCATGAGAACTGG TTGAAAGCGCGTGCTTCAGAACGAGCTCTGGTGGAGGAAAGAAGAGAGTTGGCCAACCTTCGTCAGAA GCTTGTGGAGTACAGAGATAAAATCTCAGACATGGAGCAAAGTCTGTTCAAACTCAACTCCGGACCCCCGGATCGCCACATGCCGCCACAGCGAAGAG GTGATTCGTACGGGCCGTCTCCTGTGAGTGGGGGGGCTCCCTCTCCTCCTCTAATGATAGAGGGTCCTGGACGCCCCCCCTCTGCACCTGTAGGGCGAAGGGGTGAACCGTTCG GTCCACGACCCCCGTCTGACCCTCACGGACGCTTCTCAGACCTTGGACACCCGCTGCCATCCCGACCAG AAATGTTTCCTCCGATGACATCATCTCCATGTGCACATGACGGACCAATG CTCTCCAAGTCTCAGAGTCAGggatccttccttccttctccCATACGGGATTCTCCGGTTCCGCCTCCCAAGTCTTACGGACCCCCAATCATGCCGCCCAATGGGCCGCCGCCAATGATGATCCGACCGCCCAATGGCCACCCTCCCATGATGCCCCCTGAGCCTCGCTTTAGACCGCCACACATGGATTCTTACGGCCCTCCTCCTCCGATTGGCCCGTTTGGACCTGTACCGCCCCCTTTTG CACGAGGCCCACCGTTGGGACCACTGCCTCCACCACCACTCGGACAGCGCGACATCCCGCCTGAATTTTTCGGACCTCGCGGGCTTCCCCCTCGTTCCTTCCCTCCCGGGCCTCTGCCGCCCCCTGGAGCAATGATTCCACCTCCATACGCCGCACGCGGTTTCCCGGGACCCCCTCCGCTGATGGCTCAGAGCTCCAGAGACGGTGACGGGAACGTCGCACCAGCTAACGTCCCGCCAACGGACGGCTCCCATCAGAACGCGGGCGGCTCCACAATGGCTGAGCCTTGA